Sequence from the Pseudomonas frederiksbergensis genome:
CAGCGGGACACAGTGATACGACGGCTCGAATGGGCGCCGGTCGATGGCAGCCTTGGGCACGATGGCAATGCCAGCACCGTGCGCGACCATGCGGATCACCCCGTCGAAACCGTCGGCGCGAATGCGGATTTGCATGCGCGAGCCGATGTGCAGCGCCTGTTCTTCCAGATGGATCGCCAAGGCGCTGGAGGCATTCAGGCCGACATAGTCGTGGCTGAGGGTCTCGCTGAAACGCACGGTACGGCCGTCAGCCAGAGGGTGTCCGGTCGGTAGGAGCAATACCAGCGGGTCGTCGCGAAAAGGCCAGGCCTGAAGGCCATCGGTGTCCACCGCGTCGGAAACGATCCCCAGGTCCGCAGTGCCCTGGCGCAGTGCATGGGTGATCCGTGAACTGGGCAATTCCTGCAGGTCGATGTCGAGGTTGGGATAGGCCTTGAGAAAGCCGGCGAGCCGTTCTGGCAGGTACTCGGTCATGGCGCTGGTGTTGCACAGCAGCCGCACCCGGCCTTTGGTACCTTGGGCGTATTCGGCCAGGTCCTGCTGGAGGCGTTCGGCATGTTGCAACAGGATCCGCGCATGTTCGGCCAGGGCTTTTCCGGCCGGTGTCGGGGTTACGCCACGCCGCCCGCGTTCAAGCAGGTCGATGCCCAGGGAGGCTTCCATGGCCCGGATCCGTGCACTGGCCGCTGCCAGGGACAAGTGGCTGCGAGTGGCGCCGGCGGTGATGTTGCCGGTGTCGAGGATGTGCAGGTAGAGACGCAGGTCGGTGAGGTCGAAGTGCATGAGGCCGGTCTCAGATTCTGTGGTGTTTGGTATGCCGCCTTCGCGAGCCTGCTCGCCGAGGCGTCAGTAGCGTCAACAGAGTTCTAGCCTCTTGCAGAAAGAGAGGCACCCTCAGTATATGGCACATTTCAAAACCAGGGCCCGGGGCGCACGATAGGCCCATGGACACCCTCATCGCTTTCTATCAAAACCTCGGCCTGGCCCTTTCCCTGCTGGTGATTGGCACCTTCCTGCTGGCCGGCGCCGTCAAGGGAATGATCGGTCTCGGTCTACCTACCATCGCAATGGGCTTGCTTGGTCTGGCTCTGTCACCGGCGCAGGCTGCGGCGCTGCTGATCATTCCGGCAACCCTGACGAACCTCTGGCAACTGGCGTTTGGTGGACATTTGACAGGGCTTACCCGGCGCCTCTGGCCGTTGCTGCTGGCGATTTTCATCGGCACCGGCCTCGGCACACTGTGGGGCGGCATGGTCGGCGGGGCCTGGGCGATACGAGGGCTCGGCGCGGCGCTGGTTGTCTATGCGTTGAGCGGATTGTGGTTGCCGACGTTGCAGGTCAGTGCCAGGCATGAAGGCTGGCTCGCCCCGTTCTGTGGACTGCTCACCGGTTTGATTACCTCGGCGACCGGGGTCTTCGTGATTCCGGCGGTGCCTTACTTGCAGGCGTTGGGTTTGAACAAGGATGAGCTGGTGCAGGCCTTGGGCCTGTCATTCACCGTTTCAACATTGGCCTTGGCAGTCGGGCTGTTGTGGCGAGGCGCCTTGGGCGGCGGGGAGCTGAGCGCTTCGCTGCTGGCGTTGGTGCCGGCGCTGTTGGGGATGTGGCTGGGGCAGTGGCTGCGCCAGCGGATCAGCGCCGTGTTATTCAAGCGGGTATTTTTTATCGGCCTCGGCGTGCTCGGCGGCCATCTGCTGGTCAGCGGCTAGCCGAGGATGGGCTGAGCATGTCGACACGGCGAATATCGAAGTCGCGCTCCAGGTAATCCATGCGCTGTTCGAAGAATTGTTTCATGTGCGGCAGGTTCGAGTGCACGTCCAGATCAGCCTGGGACGCCCATATTTCATAGAAGATAAATAACGTCGGGTCCTGCTGATCCCTCAGCATGTGGTATTCGATGCAGCCGGGCTCGGCGCGACTGGGTTCGACGTAGGCGCGGAACAACGCTTCGAAGGCTTCGGCTTTTTCCGGGCGGGTCTTGGCATGCAGGATGAAGCCGTGCAATTCACTCATCAGGGTAGGCTCCTGGATGGAAGGTGCGGAAGATCTTACGGCAACAATAAGGCGCTTATTCGTGCGTTTTGATCAAAACAGTTTTGTCGTTGCAGTGCTTATTTCTTGCGAAGTGCATCGGTACTCTGCCGCCATCATTTTCAATCTTCCATTGGCGTCGGCCCAGCGGCCCCGCCTTGGAACCGATGAGGCTCCCGATGAAAAAAGTCCTGCTTCTCAATGGCGGCAAACAATTCGCCCATTCCGACGGTCGCTATAACGCCACCCTTCACGACACCGCGCTAAGCGTCCTGGACCGTGGCGGCCTGGATGTGAAAACCACCTTCATCGACGGTGGCTATGACATCAAGGAAGAAGTCGCCAAATTTCTCTGGGCCGACGTGATCATTTACCAGATGCCCGGCTGGTGGATGGGGGCCCCATGGACCGTGAAGAAATACATCGACGAAGTTTTCACCGAAGGCCACGGCAGCCTCTATGCCAGCGACGGCCGCACGCGTTCCGATGCTTCGCAAAAGTACGGCAGCGGCGGCCTGGTGCAGGGCAAGCAGTACATGTTGTCGCTGACCTGGAACGCCCCGCAGCAAGCCTTCGACGACCCGAGCGACTTCTTCGAAGCCAAGGGTGTGGACGCCGTGTACTTCCCGTTCCACAAGGCCAATCAGTTTCTTGGCATGACTGGCCTGCCGACCTTCCTGTGCGTAGACGTGATGAAGCGCCCGAACATCGAGGAAGATGTGGCGCGGTATGAGCGGCATTTGATCGAGGTGTTCGGCCTTTCGCGGTAATCCGGCTACTATCGGGACTTGCCTGAAAGCGAGAGGACATTTGTGAAAGCCAGATCCGACGAGTTGCAGATTTTCGTCTGCGTGATCGAATGCGGATCCATCTCCGCTGCCGCCGAGCAAGTCGGGCAGACGCCCTCGGCGGTCAGTCGCACGTTGTCGCGGCTGGAGGCAAAGCTCGACACCACGTTGATCAACCGCACCACGCGGCGCATGGACTTGACCGAAGAGGGCAAGTATTTCTTTGAACAGGCCAAGGGCATTCTCGACCAGATGGATGAACTGGAAGAGCGTCTGTCGTCTCGCCAGAAAAATCCCGCCGGGCGCCTGCGGATCAACGCCGCATCGCCGTTCATGCTCCACGCCATCGTTCCCCACATCGACGAGTTCCGCACGCTCTACCCGGATATCCAGCTGGAGCTCAACAGCAACGACTTGATCATCGATTTGCTCGAACAGAGCACGGATGTCGCCATCCGCATCGGCACCCTCACTGATTCGACACTGCACGCCCGCTCGCTGGGGTGCAGTCCGTTGCACATCCTGGCGAGCCCGACTTACCTGAAGCAACGTGGCACGCCCAAGAGCGTCGCCGAGCTGGTCGAGCATTCGTTGTTGGGATTTGCCCAGAACGACGGGCTCAACCAGTGGCCGCTGCGTCATCAGCACGGTGATCGCTGGGCGATCCAGCCGGCCATCAGCGCGTCCAGCGGCGAAACGGTGCGTCACCTGGCCCTGCAAGGGCAGGGCATTGCCTGCCTGTCGGACTTCATGACCCGTGACGACATCCAAACCGGTCGGCTGAAGGTGCTGCTTGCCGACGCCAACAGCGGCTACCGCCAGCCCATCAACGCGGTGTACTACCGCAACTCCCAACTGGCCCTGCGGATCCAGTGTTTCCTGGACTTTATCCAGGGCAAGCTCGCCGAATACGCCTCGCGGGAGTTCAAGGCTGATTCGTGACCTCAAGGCTTGAGTGATTTGGGCAAGGACCGGTTCTCGATACTCGTCCCGTCACTGATGTAGTCAAAGAGACATTTGCTTCCACGGGTTTTGTGTCGGCGTCTTGTCAGTCGTGGTGCACGCCCGCGCGCTTGAGCATCCGCTTGCAACGCTCCGACAGATGGAACACGCGCAGATGCTTGCCAGCCTTGCTGTAGCGATCGCGCAGGGTCATCAACGCGGCGATGGCAGAGTAGTCGACGAAGCTCAAGTGACGACAATCGACCGTCACCAGGGCCGGGTCGTTGGCCGGGTCGAACTGATTGAGGAACTGAGTCGTCGAGGCGAAGAACAACGTGCCGTGCAGGTGATAAAGCTTGCTGCCGTCCGCCTCCATGTGCGCGTCGGCGTACAGCTCCCGGGCTTGTTGCCAGGCAAAGTTGAGCGCCGCGATGATGATTCCGCAAAGCACGGCGACGGCCAGGTCGGTGAACACAGTGATGACGGTCACCGCGATGATCACCAGCACATCGTTGGCCGGTACTTTATTGACCACTCGCAACGATGCCCAGGCGAATGTCTGTTGCGACACCACGAACATCACGCCCACCAGCGCCGCCAGCGGAATGCGCTCGATCAGCGGGGAAAGGAACAGCACGAACAGCAATACCATCACCCCAGCCACCACCCCCGACAACCGCCCGCGCCCGCCCGAGCTGAGGTTGATCATCGTCTGGCCGATCATCGCGCAACCGCCCATGCCGCCCAAAAGGCCGGAGGCCATGTTGGCCGCACCCAGCGCCACGCACTCACGGTCCGGATAGCCACGGCTCTCGGTGATTTCGTCGGTCAGGTTCAGGGTCAGCAGGGTTTCCAGCAAACCGACCATCGCCATGATCACCGCATAGGGCGCGACGATTTGCAGGGTTTCGAGGTTCCAGGGAATGTCTGGCAAGGCAAAGGTCGGCAAGCCGCCCGCGATGTGGGCCATATCGCCCAGCGTCCGGGTCGGCAGGCCGAGCAGATAGACCGCCAGGCCAACGCCCAGGATCGCCACAAGGGCCGGCGGCACGCTGCGGGTCAGGCGCGGCAGGAGGTAGACGACGGCCATGGTCAGCGCCACCAGCCCACCCATCAGGTAGAGCGGGGTGCCGCTGAGCCAGACGCCGTCGTTCTTGAAATGCTCCAGTTGCGCCAGCGCAATCACAATGGCCAAGCCATTGACGAAGCCGAGCATCACCGGGTGCGGCACCATGCGCACCAGCTTGCCCAGTCGTAACAGCCCGAACGCCATCATGATCAGCCCGCCCAGCAGCACGGTCGCCAACAGATACTGCACACCGTGTTGCACCACCAACGCGACGATCACCACGGCCATCGACCCCGCCGCGCCTGACACCATCCCGGGCCGACCGCCGAACAAAGCGGTCAGCGTGCAAATGATGAACGCGCCGTACAACCCCATCAGTGGGTTGAGGTGGGCCACCAGGGCGAAGGCAATGCATTCGGGGAGCAAGGCGAAAGAGGTGGTGAGGCCGGCGAGGGCGTCGGCGCGAAGACGTGCTGGTTTCATGGTTTACCTGACTGGGCGCCGGTGGAGCGTCGGCTGCCGGGGAATGGTGCAAAAAACAGGGGCCGATGGTACGGAATTGAGTGCGGGGCTGCCAGCCACGAGGACGATGAAAATCTTGCGCCGGATTTTCATCACGGCCGTGTCGCGATGTCCGTCCGCGACAAATTTTACCTGTGCGCGAAAATTACTTTCAGTGGGTTTGAAGATTCCTCGTCGAAATGATTTATGAGTTTCACAACACATCGACGTGACCCCATTCGAGGAGTAACGCATGGCACCTGCTTTCGGATATTGGCTACTGGTCTACGCGGCCATCGCCATCATTGCGCTGATCGTCCTGATCGCGCGCTATCGGCTCAATCCGTTCATCGTCATTACCCTGGTCTCCATTGGCCTGGCGCTGCTGGCCGGGATGCCGCCCTCGGGCGTGGTGGGGGCGTACGAGGCCGGTGTCGGCAAGACGTTGGGGCACATCGCGCTGGTGGTGGCCCTGGGCACGATGTTGGGCAAGATGATGGCTGAGTCCGGCGGGGCCGAGCGCATGGCGCAGACGCTGATCGAACGCTTCGGCGAGCGCAACGCCCACTGGGCGATGGTGTGCATTGCCTTCCTGGTGGGGCTGCCACTGTTCTTCGAGGTCGGTTTTGTATTGCTGGTGCCCATCGCGTTCACCATCGCCCGGCGTGTGGGCGTGTCGATCCTGATGGTGGGGCTGCCGATGGTCGCCGGGCTCTCGGTGGTCCATGCGCTGGTGCCGCCGCATCCGGCGGCGATGCTGGCGGTGCAGGCGTTCCAGGCTTCGGTGGGGCAGACCTTGCTGTACGCGATCCTGATCGGCATTCCCACCGCGATTATCGCAGGCCCCTTGTACGCCAAATTCATCGTGCCGCGCATCCAGCTGCCGGCCGAAAATCCGCTGGAGCGACAATTCCTCGACCGTGAACCGCGCGCCAACCTACCGGGTTTCGGCGTGACCCTGGGGACCATCCTGCTGCCGGTGATCCTGATGCTGATCGGCGGCTGGGCCAACCTGATCTCCACGCCGGGCAGCGGGTTCAACCAGTTCCTGCTTTTTATCGGCAACTCGGTGATCGCCTTGCTGCTGGCGACCATCCTCAGCTTCTGGACCCTCGGCCTGGCCCAGGGCTTCAACCGTGAGTCGATCCTCAAATTCACCAACGAATGCCTGGCACCGACCGCCAGCATCACTTTGCTGGTGGGCGCTGGCGGTGGTTTGAACCGGATCCTGGTGGACGCCGGGGTGACTCAGCAAATCGTCGGCCTGGCCCAGGAATTCCAATTGTCACCGCTGGTCATGGGCTGGTTGTTCGCCGCACTGATGCGCGTCGCCACGGGGTCGGCCACGGTGGCGATGACCACGGCCTCGGGCATCGTCGCGCCTGTGGCGATCGGCCTGGGTTATCCCCATCCCGAACTGCTGGTGCTGGCGACCGGCGCCGGGTCGGTTATCTTTTCCCACGTCAACGACGGCGGCTTCTGGCTGATCAAGGAATACTTCAATATGACCGTCACCCAAACGTTCAAGACCTGGACGGTGCTTGAGACATTGATATCCCTGGTCGCGTTCGCCCTGACCCTAGGGCTTGCGCGCGTGCTTTGACCGCCACTGCAAGGAGCCGTCATGGACATCCTCTACCAGATCCGCTCCCGCCAAGATTCCTTCAGCGCCGGCGAAGGAAGAATCGCTCGGCTGATGCTCGACGACGTAGGATTTGCCGCCTCCGCCAGCCTGGAAGAATTGGCCCTGCGTGCCGAAGTCAGCAGCGCCACCCTGTCGCGCTTCGCCCGTACCGTCGGTTGTCGCGACCTGCGGGATTTGCGCCTGCAACTGGCCCAGGCCAGCGGCGTCGGCAGCCGTTTCCTCGACCCGGCCGGCGCGCCGGAACAGTCGGCGTTTTATGGACAGATCGTCGGCGACATCGAAGCGACCCTGCGCCAGCATCTGTCAGGGTTCGAAGAGTCGCGATTCGGCGACGCCGTGCGGATGATCGGCAAGGCACGAATGATCCATGCGTTCGGCCTCGGTGGCTGGTCGGCGCTATGCGGCGAGGAACTGCAGGTGCGGCTGGTGCGTTTCGGCTACCCCATTGCCGCGTGCCGCGACCCGGTGATGATGCGCATCACCGCCACCTCGCTGAGCAACCAGCATCTGGTTGTCGCCTGTTCCCTGACCGGGATCACGCCGGAGCTGTTGAGTGCAGTTGAGTTGGCCCGCAGCTACGGCGCGGCGATCCTGGCCATCACCCGCGCCGACTCGCCACTGGCCCAACTGGCCGACTGCGTGCTGCCCCTGCAAGGCGCCGAAACCTCGTTCATCTATAAACCCACGGCGGCGCGCTACGGCATGCTGCTGGCCATCGACGTACTCGCCACCGAGTTGGCGCTGGCCCATCCCGAAGACAATCAAGAGCGCCTGCGGCGAGTCAAACTCGCCCTCGACGATTACCGCGGCGGCGACGACCATTTGCCGCTGGGAGACTGACATGCTGTACGACACGCTTATCCGCAATGCGCTGGTCATCGATGGCCGCGACACGCCCGGCTACTGCGCCGACGTTGCCATCCACGGCGGTCGCATCGAACGCATCGGTGAGTTGCACGGTGCCCTGGCGATCACAGAAATCGATGCCGCCGGCCGCGTACTGGCGCCAGGTTTTATCGATGTGCACACCCACGACGATACGGTGGTCATTCGCCAACCGCAGATGCTGCCCAAGCTCAGCCAGGGCGTGACCACGGTGATCGTCGGCAACTGCGGTATCAGTGCGTCGCCGGTGAGCCTGCGGGGAGATCCGCCGGACCCGATGAACCTGCTCGGCACGGCCCAGGCGTTCGCCTATCCGCGTTTTGCCGATTATCGCCGGGCGGTGGAAACAGCGACGCCGGCGGTCAATGTGGCCGCGTTGGTCGGGCACACGGCGTTGCGCAGCAATCACATGGATGATTTGTTGCGCACGGCCTCGGTGGGAGAAATCGCCGCGATGCGTCGGCAACTGCACGAAAGCCTGGAGGACGGTGCGCTGGGCCTGTCGACCGGTCTGGCCTACGCCAATGCATTCTGCGCCTCCACTGATGAAGTCATGCAACTGACCGAAGAGCTGGCAGCGTTCGGCGCGGTCTACACCACCCATTTGCGCAGTGAATTCGAGCCGGTTCTGGAAGCCATGGACGAGGCGTTCCAGATTGGTCGCCGTGCACAGAGCCCGGTGATCATTTCCCACCTCAAATGTGCAGGTGCCGGTAATTGGGGGCGTAGTCCGCAGGTGCTCGCGGCGTTGGAAAACGCGGCCAAAACCCATCCTGTCGGCTGTGACTGCTATCCCTACGCGGCCAGCTCCTCGACGCTTGATCTCAAGCAAGTGACCGATGCCCATCGCATCACCATTACTTGGTCGACACCGTATCCGCACATGGGCGGTCGAGACCTGATGGACATCGCCGCCGAATGGCACGTGTCGCTCTTGGAGGCAGCACGTCGCCTACAACCGGCAGGCGCGGTGTACTACGGCATGGATGAAAGCGACGTAAGACGAATCCTCGCGCACCCGTTATCGATGGTCGGCTCCGACGGCCTGCCCGAAGACCCCTTTCCTCATCCGCGTTTGTGGGGCGCTTTCCCACGGGTACTCGGACATTTCAGTCGAGACATTGGACTTTTTCCCTTGCACACCGCCGTGCACAAAATGACCGGGCTTTCAGCTGCGCGCTTCGGCCTGAAGGACCGCGGCGAAATCCGTGAAGGACACTGGGCGGACCTGGTTTTGTTCAATCCGCAAACCGTTCGCGACGTGGCCGATTTCAACGAGCCTCAGCGGCCCGCCGAAGGAATTGATGGCGTGTGGGTCAACGGTGCCCTGAGCTATTGCGACGGTCAGGCGAACGGACTTCGTGAGGGGCGCTTCCTGGCGCGCGAAGGCGATCTGCGTCGGGGTTTTAGTCCAACGAAGGGCGTATAAGCGGTTGATATTGGGTTAATTGGCGCCACAATAATGGCACTACGACACTAAAGAAGCCGGATATAAAGCCGAAGCAGTAAGTTCAACCCATCTAAACTGGGACTTTTCAGCCAGGGAGCAACCCATGAGCTTCGGTAAAACCACTCCGATCCTGCGGATCTTCGATGAAACCAAGGCGTTGGCGTTCTATGTCGATTTCCTGGGCTTTACCGTCGACTGGCAACACCGCTTCGGTGATGACTTTCCGCTGTACCTGCAAGTCTCCCGTGGTGACTGCGTGCTGCACCTGTCCGAGCACCATGGCGATTGCACGCCGGGCTCGGCGCTGCGAATCGAGACCGATGAGCTGGAAGCCTTCCAGCAGCAATTGCTCGCCAAGCAATACCGCTACGCCCACCCACAGATCCAGGCCATGCCCTGGGGTAGCCAGGACATGACCGTGATGGATCCGTTCGGGAATCGGTTGGTGTTTACCAATGCGATCAGTGTGTAACGGCGGCTGGACAATTCGAAGACTCGTCGCCTAATCTTGCAGTCAATGATTTCATTGATTGCGGTGGTGTTATGGCTAGTATCACGATTCGAAATCTAGATGATCAAATAAAAGAGCAACTGCGTATCGCTGCGGCTCACAATGGTCATTCAATGGAGGAAGAGGCTCGTCTTATCCTGGGGCGCGCACTGGCCACGGTTAATTCTGCGAAAGGATTGGGAAGTCGTATTCGAAACAGGTTCCGGGCCCTGGGGGGCGTTGAGCTTGACCTACCGTCCCGTGACGAAAAAGCAAAGGCGGTGGATTTCTCTGAATGATAATCCTCGATACCAATGTGATTTCCGAATTCATGCGCATTGAACCGGATACAAAAGTTCTGACTTGGGTCGATTCACAGCCAGCGATGGATCTGGTCATCTGCGCTATTACGGTAGCGGAAATTCTTAATGGTATAGCCAGGCTGCCCTTCGGCAAGCGAAAGCAGAAGCTCGAATGCCATGCGATGGCAATTTTTGAAGAGGATTTTGCAGGCAGGATTTTATCTTTTGATGCCCATGCGGCTGTTGAGTACGCAACGCTTGTTACGTCGTGTGAGGCCAAGGGTAAGGCGGCGGGTATGGCCGATGCGCAAATAGCGGCTATTTGCCGGGCTCACGGCGCTCCGATTGCCACTCGCAATATAAGAGACTTCGAGTTTCCTGGAATTGAAGTGATCAATCCCTGGAACGCTTGAGCTGCATCGCTATGCAAAACGCCCGTTTCCATTGGAAACGGGCGTTTCCGTAATCAAACCCTGAAATGACTGACCATCTGCTGCAGCTGACCACCCAAGCGCGCCAGTTCAACACTGGACGCAGCGGTCTCTTCGCTGGCAGCGGCGGTCTGTTCGGACACATCGCGCACATTGATGATGCTGCGGCTGATCTCTTCCGCCACGGCGCTCTGTTGCTCGGCGGCGGCAGCAATCTGCTGGTTCATCGACTGGATGTTCGACACCGTGCGGGTGATGTTTTCCAATGAAACGCCGGCCTTGCGGGTCAGGGCCACGCTGCTGTCGGTGAGATTGCGGCTGTTGTTCATCACTGCAGCCACTTGCTGGGTGCCGTTCTGCAACCCGGCCACCAGGCCTTCGATTTCCTCGGTGGATTTCTGCGTGCGCTGGGCCAGGCCACGGACTTCGTCGGCCACCACGGCGAAACCACGCCCTGCTTCACCGGCCCGTGCCGCTTCGATCGCGGCGTTGAGCGCCAGCAGGTTGGTCTGCTCGGCCACGGCCTTGATCACGTCCATCACCGCGCCAATCTTGTCGCTTTCCTGTTGCAGCACGCTCATGGCGTCGGTGGAGCGCACCACTTCGCTGGCCAGGCGTTCGATCTGAGCGATGGCTTCGCTGACCACCTGATCGCCGGCGCGGGCTTCGCCATCGGCGGCGGCTGCGGCCTGGGAGGCCTCTTCGGCATTGCGCGCCACTTCCTGGACCGTGGCGGTCATCTCATGCATGGCGGTCGCGACCTGGTCGGTCTCGACTTTCTGGCTGTTGACCCCGGCGCTGGTCTGCTCGGTCACGGCGGACAGTTCTTCGGCGGCGCTGGCGATCTGGGTCACGCCATCGCGGATCCCGCTGATCAGGTCGCGCAGGGTCACACCCATGCGAGCGATGCCCTGCTGCAGGACGCCGAGCTCGTCGCGACGGGTGACGATGACGTTCTGCGAAAGGTCGCCGCCGGCGATGCGTTCGACCACCGCCAGGGTTTCACGCAATGGGCGAGTGATCTGGCGGGTGATGACCACGGCGGCAATGATGCCCACCAACAAAGCCAACAAGGTGCTGACCAATTGCAGCGTGCGGGCCTGGGCGCTTTCAGCGTCGCGACGGTCGAGTTGGATCTGGTACAGCTGCTCGCTCAGGGAAACGATGGTCGCGCCTTGGTCGGTCATTTCCTTGCGCGCCTGCACGACGTCGGCCGTGGCCAATTTGAAGGCCTGCACGGCGCTGCGGTATTGGACCAGGGTCGACTCCAGCTGGCGCAGCTCCCCTTGGCGGGTGCTGGCGAAATGTTCATCGAGCGGTTTCAGCGAAGCGATGGCGACATCCAGTTGAGCGAAGGCCTTGCGTTCGGTATCGGCGTTGGGGTTGGCGGTATAGCCGCGCACTTCATAGCGGGCCAGCATGAACGCCTGCTTGGCCTGGGTGATGGCCTGGAACTGGGCGAAGCGCTCGTCACTGATCGCCAATTGCTTTACATCGGAATCGATGGCTTCGATCAGCTTGTAGGCTGCCTCGGCGTTCGTGCTCATGACGTCCCGCGCGGCGTTGCCAGTGCGGTAGGCGCTGCGCATTTTGTTCAGCGACACCTGATAGGCGCTGATGACCGCGCTCTGCTCCTTGAGCAGCTTGACGTTTGCCGGGCTTTTGAAGCTGCTAAGCAGGGCATTTTGTTGCGCGACGAAACCATCGAGGGTGGTCTGCACATTTTGTGCGACGGTCTCGTCACCGTTGGCCAGCATGTATTGCAGGCGAACGACGCGCAGCTTGGTCAGGCCGGCGTTGAGCTGAGTGATGTCGCTCATCCAATTACTGCGGTCGATCAAACCGCCCAGGCTGGTCCAACTGGTGAGGGCCAGGAGACAAGTCAGTACCAGCACCAGGCCGAAGCCCAGGCCCAGTTTCATGTTGACGCTAATGTTGCCAAACCAGCTATTCATCAAATTCCTCCAGGAACGTTGCGCTGCTTATCGTCGGTTGGCTGGAAGATTGTTGTTGTTAAGAGCCAGCAAAAACGTTTAACGGAGCTGTATCGGCGGCTGGCCCTGAATCTGAAAATTTTTTTACCGGGACGAAAAATGACAGGCAAAAAAAAGCCCGCGGGAGAGCGGGCTAAAACCTTAGTTTCTTGAATGAGCGAGGGGACTGTATCGGATTGCATGAAGGCGTGGGGTGAAGAAAAGTTCATGCGGTTCAGCTTGTTGCTCTCTTCGAAAAGTATTCATCAGCGAGGTGATTTCGGACGTGTCCTGTGAGGCATGTCTCTTTTTTGAGTCAAAAAATGTCCGATTTCTGAACCGAACGCGATCTGCAGGGTCTGGTGTGCGCGCAGAAGGCTGTCCGATTTGGCCTGCGCCGCAATTTTGCTGTCGTTTTGTATCGAGGGATCGAAGATGTCCGTGTATGCCTTAGGGACAAGGCTTGTCGTCGCGTCGCTGTATTTTCTGGCGATGGACATTGCCGTCGCCGCGCCGACCCCCGGCGACACGGATCTGATCCGCGAGCGCCAGGACCGTCTGCTCGAAGAGCAGCGCCGGCGCCTCGAACAGCTCAAAGAGTTACCGGGCAAACCCGCCACACCCCAAGCCCCCGTCGCGCCGACCGACAACCGTTGCTTCCCGATCAAGACCATCGAACTCAAGGGCGCCGATGCCCTGTCAGAGCGTGAGCGCCAACGCTTGCTCGCCCCCTACATCAATCAATGCCTGGGCGTGCCGCAGCTTAACGAGTTGCTCAAGACCATTACCGATGCGTACCTGGAAAAGGGCCTGGTCACGAGCCGTGCCTATTTGCCGCAACAGGACTTGTCCAGTGGGCATCTGCAGGTGCTGGTGGTCGAGGGACGGCTTGAAGGACTAAAGGGCGTCGAGGGCAGTGGCTTGTCCGAGCGCGAACTGGCCATGAGTTTTCCCGGCAAGCCCGGCGAATTGCTCAACTTGCGGGACATCGAGCAAATGGTTGATCAGTTGAACCGTTTGCCCTCCAACAGCGCCCGGATGGAGCTGACGCCGGGACAGAATATCGGCGGCAGTGAAGTGCTGGTCAGCAATACCTCGCAAAAACCTTGGCGCGTCGGCCTGTCACGGCATAACGATGGGCAAAAAAGTACCGGCGAGCAGCAATGGGCTACCGCCTTCGATTGGGACAGTCCCTTGGGCCTTGCCGATCAACTGGCCCTGCGCGGTGGCCACGATGCCATCAGCGACCATCAGAAGACTTCCCGCAATGCCATGCTCTATTACAACCTGCCGTTTGGCTGGTGGAACCTGAGCTA
This genomic interval carries:
- a CDS encoding ShlB/FhaC/HecB family hemolysin secretion/activation protein, producing the protein MSVYALGTRLVVASLYFLAMDIAVAAPTPGDTDLIRERQDRLLEEQRRRLEQLKELPGKPATPQAPVAPTDNRCFPIKTIELKGADALSERERQRLLAPYINQCLGVPQLNELLKTITDAYLEKGLVTSRAYLPQQDLSSGHLQVLVVEGRLEGLKGVEGSGLSERELAMSFPGKPGELLNLRDIEQMVDQLNRLPSNSARMELTPGQNIGGSEVLVSNTSQKPWRVGLSRHNDGQKSTGEQQWATAFDWDSPLGLADQLALRGGHDAISDHQKTSRNAMLYYNLPFGWWNLSYTYSQSEYRALGQANGFNFKQSGDSQNHQLRLERVVHRDAVSKTSLNTGLSYLRTNNFIEDSKLSESSNRISEAQFGINHGRRIGNAFVNLDLGLQKGIGALDAQGDRDPGPGVPDARYRKYTATLSYLQSFELGGESFSFSSLMTGQRSEDALFSPQRMSLGGLSSVRGYKDQTLSGDSGGYWRNDLRWSRPVTLEWLRPVFAEYGTSLGYDQGVIRGDRYNGDQHGRMSSNSLELFARGQHLSASVTFAHSLERPDALTEREAPIYFRVDVSI